The Oncorhynchus kisutch isolate 150728-3 linkage group LG20, Okis_V2, whole genome shotgun sequence genome has a segment encoding these proteins:
- the LOC109865581 gene encoding mitochondrial Rho GTPase 1-A isoform X6 has translation METILPVMNQYTEIETCVECSAKNLKNISELFYYAQKAVLHPTGPLYCPEEKQMKPACIKALTRIFKVSDLDNDGILNDNELNFFQRTCFNAPLVSQALEDVKNVVRKNVIDGVCDNGLTLKGFLFLHTLFIQRGRHETTWTVLRRFGYDDDLELHQDYLFPLTLKVPPDCTTELNHNAYLFLQSVFDKHDKDRDCALSPEELKDLFDVFPYMPWGPDVNNTVCTNDEGWITYQGYLSQWTLTTYLDVQRCLEYLGYLGYSIISEQESQAVAITVTRDKKIDLQKKQTQRSVFRCNVFGDSGSGKSGFLQAFLGRNLTRQNTVSEEHMSYYAISTAYVYGQEKYLLLHEVFPDFDVLSDTDLACDIVCLVYDASNPHSFEYCARVFKQYFMDTKTPCMMIAAKSDLQEAKQLYALTPLEFCRKHKMPPPQAFTCNTADAPCKDIYTKLTTMAMHPYVTQADLKSSTFWLRVSAGATVFAVLGFAMYRVLLKQR, from the exons tgttcAGCAAAGAACCTGAAGAACATATCTGAGTTGTTTTACTACGCCCAAAAAGCTGTCCTGCACCCCACTGGCCCTTTATACTGTCCAGAGGAGAAACAG ATGAAGCCTGCTTGCATCAAAGCGCTGACTCGCATCTTCAAGGTGTCAGACCTGGACAACGATGGGATTCTCAATGATAACGAGCTCAACTTCTTCCAG aggacATGCTTCAATGCCCCACTGGTATCCCAGGCCCTGGAGGATGTGAAGAACGTTGTGAGGAAGAATGTGATCGACGGTGTATGTGACAACGGCCTCACTCTCAAAG GGTTCCTGTTCCTCCACACCCTCTTCATCCAGAGGGGGAGACATGAGACCACCTGGACGGTCCTCAGGAGATTCGGCTACGATGACGACCTGGAACTCCACCAGGACTACCTGTTCCCACTCAC GTTGAAAGTACCTCCAGACTGCACCACTGAGCTGAATCACAATGCCTACCTCTTCCTCCAGAGTGTCTTCGACAAACATGACAAG GACCGGGACTGTGCCCTGTCCCCAGAGGAGCTGAAGGACCTGTTTGACGTGTTCCCCTACATGCCCTGGGGTCCCGACGTCAACAACACGGTGTGCACCAATGACGAAGGCTGGATCACCTACCAGGGCTACCTGTCCCAGTGGAC GTTGACCACCTACCTGGATGTCCAGCGCTGCCTGGAGTACCTGGGTTACCTTGGTTACTCCATCATCTCTGAGCAGGAGTCCCAGGCAGTGGCCATCACAG TGACGAGGGACAAGAAGATTGACCTGCAGAAGAAGCAGACCCAGCGCAGTGTGTTCCGCTGTAACGTCTTCGGGGACAGCGGCAGTGGCAAGAGTGGCTTCCTGCAAGCCTTCCTCGGAAGAAACCTCACG cgTCAAAACACTGTTAGCGAAGAGCACATGTCCTACTATGCTATCAGCACAGCATATGTGTATGGTCAGGAGAAATACCTACTG CTCCACGAGGTCTTCCCGGACTTTGACGTCCTCTCGGACACTGACCTAGCTTGTGACATTGTGTGTCTGGTGTACGACGCCAGCAACCCCCACTCCTTCGAGTACTGCGCCAGAGTCTTCAAG CAGTACTTCATGGACACCAAGACGCCGTGCATGATGATCGCTGCCAAGTCGGACCTCCAGGAGGCCAAGCAGCTCTACGCCCTCACCCCTCTGGAGTTCTGTAGGAAGCACAAGATGCCCCCTCCGCAGGCCTTCACCTGCAACACGGCAGACGCACCCTGCAAAGACATCTACACCAAACTCACCACCATGGCCATGCACCC aTATGTGACACAGGCTGACTTGAAGAGCTCCACCTTCTGGTTGAGAGTGAGCGCGGGAGCCACTGTGTTCGCCGTGCTGGGATTCGCCATGTACAGAGTGCTGCTCAAACAACGGTGA
- the LOC109865581 gene encoding mitochondrial Rho GTPase 1-A isoform X5 — protein METILPVMNQYTEIETCVECSAKNLKNISELFYYAQKAVLHPTGPLYCPEEKQMKPACIKALTRIFKVSDLDNDGILNDNELNFFQRTCFNAPLVSQALEDVKNVVRKNVIDGVCDNGLTLKGFLFLHTLFIQRGRHETTWTVLRRFGYDDDLELHQDYLFPLTLKVPPDCTTELNHNAYLFLQSVFDKHDKDRDCALSPEELKDLFDVFPYMPWGPDVNNTVCTNDEGWITYQGYLSQWTLTTYLDVQRCLEYLGYLGYSIISEQESQAVAITVTRDKKIDLQKKQTQRSVFRCNVFGDSGSGKSGFLQAFLGRNLTRQNTVSEEHMSYYAISTAYVYGQEKYLLLHEVFPDFDVLSDTDLACDIVCLVYDASNPHSFEYCARVFKQYFMDTKTPCMMIAAKSDLQEAKQLYALTPLEFCRKHKMPPPQAFTCNTADAPCKDIYTKLTTMAMHPHARLRCMCTCNRCTFCHLQNFINSELVQTVKAKLYTAILSRYVTQADLKSSTFWLRVSAGATVFAVLGFAMYRVLLKQR, from the exons tgttcAGCAAAGAACCTGAAGAACATATCTGAGTTGTTTTACTACGCCCAAAAAGCTGTCCTGCACCCCACTGGCCCTTTATACTGTCCAGAGGAGAAACAG ATGAAGCCTGCTTGCATCAAAGCGCTGACTCGCATCTTCAAGGTGTCAGACCTGGACAACGATGGGATTCTCAATGATAACGAGCTCAACTTCTTCCAG aggacATGCTTCAATGCCCCACTGGTATCCCAGGCCCTGGAGGATGTGAAGAACGTTGTGAGGAAGAATGTGATCGACGGTGTATGTGACAACGGCCTCACTCTCAAAG GGTTCCTGTTCCTCCACACCCTCTTCATCCAGAGGGGGAGACATGAGACCACCTGGACGGTCCTCAGGAGATTCGGCTACGATGACGACCTGGAACTCCACCAGGACTACCTGTTCCCACTCAC GTTGAAAGTACCTCCAGACTGCACCACTGAGCTGAATCACAATGCCTACCTCTTCCTCCAGAGTGTCTTCGACAAACATGACAAG GACCGGGACTGTGCCCTGTCCCCAGAGGAGCTGAAGGACCTGTTTGACGTGTTCCCCTACATGCCCTGGGGTCCCGACGTCAACAACACGGTGTGCACCAATGACGAAGGCTGGATCACCTACCAGGGCTACCTGTCCCAGTGGAC GTTGACCACCTACCTGGATGTCCAGCGCTGCCTGGAGTACCTGGGTTACCTTGGTTACTCCATCATCTCTGAGCAGGAGTCCCAGGCAGTGGCCATCACAG TGACGAGGGACAAGAAGATTGACCTGCAGAAGAAGCAGACCCAGCGCAGTGTGTTCCGCTGTAACGTCTTCGGGGACAGCGGCAGTGGCAAGAGTGGCTTCCTGCAAGCCTTCCTCGGAAGAAACCTCACG cgTCAAAACACTGTTAGCGAAGAGCACATGTCCTACTATGCTATCAGCACAGCATATGTGTATGGTCAGGAGAAATACCTACTG CTCCACGAGGTCTTCCCGGACTTTGACGTCCTCTCGGACACTGACCTAGCTTGTGACATTGTGTGTCTGGTGTACGACGCCAGCAACCCCCACTCCTTCGAGTACTGCGCCAGAGTCTTCAAG CAGTACTTCATGGACACCAAGACGCCGTGCATGATGATCGCTGCCAAGTCGGACCTCCAGGAGGCCAAGCAGCTCTACGCCCTCACCCCTCTGGAGTTCTGTAGGAAGCACAAGATGCCCCCTCCGCAGGCCTTCACCTGCAACACGGCAGACGCACCCTGCAAAGACATCTACACCAAACTCACCACCATGGCCATGCACCC TCACGCTCGGCTGCGCTGTATGTGTACCTGTAACAGGTGCACCTTCTGCCACCTGCAGAACTTCATCAACTCAGAGCTGGTGCAGACGGTGAAGGCCAAGCTCTACACCGCTATTCTCAGCAG aTATGTGACACAGGCTGACTTGAAGAGCTCCACCTTCTGGTTGAGAGTGAGCGCGGGAGCCACTGTGTTCGCCGTGCTGGGATTCGCCATGTACAGAGTGCTGCTCAAACAACGGTGA